GTGTCTGTGGTCAGAGatctccaggggtatgcctgaacagaaggcctcctcctgtagttaatgagtgtcctcattggggatgtggggtaaattcTGGTGTGTGCTCTGGAAGCTCTGTCtttgtagtcaacgggtgtcctcgttgggagacttcggagtatcctgcactttgcacccaaaagcttgggatcacttgtcctgtaatatggtaggggctccttatccgggggacaaggatgcgtccaatatttggggtgaaccgCGGCTATACCTGCGGTCACGgattagagaaacagctggtagcggagggttatccttggccagggagatgccttatccgtgaagtctcgaagccatGGACGAGCCTtaggcctttgtggttgggcttcatcgcggacattcctaaagctagtagaagacggtttccagtaggtttcctgTTGGGCCTCGGGACAAGAGATCTAAACCCATTAAGTTTCTTGTTCCCtaagaactacgttggcttgattccctataaatagagatacgtaggcaaattataaggggtcagaagcgagagtgCAAAGGAGCCACCAATAATCACAAATACCAAACAATGTTCATAAAATTCGACGATTACGCCAGCAAtagttggctcagttggttaaagaggagATAACTATCCTTTTGGTCataggttcgaatcccacgggaggagaatttatgattatgccccctgagtcagagtctgtcgcttaaatgcggtttatcttggttcacgtggtttgcagatTTTTCTGACGAAAAATCACCGTCACAGATCTTTACCAAATTCCTTCGTCAACTGTTACTCTAGCACCTCAATACATTACATTAATCGATTgaattatattaattatataaattgAGTTGACTTCCATATACATTTTTCCATCAACGACTAAAAATTGTAGAATCAACTTAACCGAATTAGATTATTTTTCATGATTCAATAAGACCAACACGACTCACTGTTCACTTCTATTTCTGTTTATGTATAGTAAAGAAAATTTAAATGTATACATGAGTTAAATACTTGGCTATTTGAAACTTAATAACAGCTCATACATAAAAAATGACATAGTTCCAATCTTTATGAATCCGTTGAAGAAATCAGAAATCTTATGACACAGTAAATATTTTCCTAACTCATGTCATATTCATGGTAACCTAATAATTGTGAAATGTgaaaataaataaccccttgtCAAACACAAAATTAGATTATAAAACCAAACCATATATACGCACCCATAAGAAATTTGagaaaactaataaaataatcaTGATTTGTTGTAAATGGTCTGATTTATTGCAGTGTCATACATATTTCTCCTCTCCATACTTTATTCATAATAGTCAACAAATCTGTAATGCTTTATAATCCGCATATGAAACTTGCTAGGTTTGAATATATAGATATATTAATTACGAAAATATATTAGAAATTACACCTTTTTACTTTTTACCACATCCATTTTGCTAAGTAACACCGAAGAAAACAAGTTCCCATATAATTAAGTAAAATTCAAAgtaatttttaattaatcatATGATCTTTGTATTATGACCATATATAGATATATTAATTACGAATATATTTTAGAAATTACACATTTTTTACTTTTTACcatattcatttttattttattttatcgtagataacccgcagccgctaGCTTTGGGTGCACACTGCTAATTAAACCCTACGAGCTCACACAATAGCccgcaaaccacgtgaaccaagataaactaGCAGTGAAGAAAACAAGTTCCCTTAATTAACTAAAATTCAAAGTAATTTTTAATTAATCCTATGATCTTTGACATTATGACCATATTTTTACGAGAAAAATGATAATATTTCGGCAGACCTccaaattataattatttattttataataaatcaCTAGATAAATAAGTTCGGGCACACCATAAAAATTTAACATCATTTGTCCAACATACAAATCACAAATACTTATTGTAAATAAACCATAACCTACATGTATGTATCCATACAATAAAACAAACAAGTAGAACCCTTCAAGCACATACTACTACAACAATGTCTAAATCAATGCCATTCTTTCTCTTAATTATAAATAGTTTCCTTAATAAGGAGCCCAATAGTTTTCTAGATCACCATGCTCCATGGTCATGAACCTGTTATTCATCCCCACATTTCCCTGGCTCATATCATAATTAGCTACTGCTACCTGATCATGACTACTAAGAGAGCCACCAGCAACATGATCCACATTTATCGCAGTCTGCGGAACCTGAGGCACACCAGCTGGCCTGTAAAAAGGAGGCACTGAAGAGGATGCTCCTCCTGTACCACCTGATCCTCCTCCTAAGTTCAAGTTAAGGCCAGATATAGTAAACGAGTTTCCGGATCCACCAACATTTCCCCCGGAGGCCAGAAACTGAGGGTAGCTCATTAATTGTGACTGCATTTGCATAGACATGGGAGGCATGCTACTAGTACTATTGCTATTGTTATTGATACTACTTGAGCCACCTGATGATCTGTAAACTCTACTAAGTTCCGTGAGTTCTGTGTTGCTTAAGTAATTATTAGTTCTTCCCATTCCCATTGGAAATTGATGTTGAAAACCGATGTTTTGATCGGATTGAAGCATTTGGGAGGGATGCATGGTACTGTTTGCGGCTAGCATGTCGAGATTGTAAGGATTAAGTGATCTTGATTGATTTGATGAGGAGGGGTACTTTTTAGCTCCTACACTCTTCTGAAACACGCGGCATACCACCCATTCATCCTGCTGAACTTGTTATAACACAAACAAACTGTTAATCTAATGTACATATATAAATCACAAACTTGGATATGTAGTTGAAATTTTATACAAGGGCACAGTATATAGTAGCCAGCAGCGGCGGAACCACGATTGTAAAATAGTCGGtgcaaaaaatatttatatatcaAACGGTCTAGAATCGAGTATCTCCTTAAAATTAACCGAAGTTAAAATATTTAGGATGATATTTAAAAATACCTATTTTTTGGGTGCAATGGCTGAAAATACCCATTTTTAAAACACATAGCTGAAAATACCGTTTTGGTTACGCATTTTGTAATTGGGTAAGAATTGGGTATCCAAGAAAATTACCAAAATGCGTAGTTTGGGTATTACCATTGGGATACGCATTTGCAAATGCGTatcttaaaaaaaaataaaaaaaataaattggATACTCATTTGACCAATGTGTATCTAGTACAAAACATGATACCCAAATGTCAAATACGTATCCGGAACGGTATTTTAGCCATCCACTTCTAAAATGAGTATTTTCAACCATTTGCACcaaaaaaattgttatttttaacaTTCTTTCAAATATTTGTATACCTTGGTAGTCCTAAAGGAGGACTTGGAATGAATGCGATATTCATGCATGACCCAATTGGTTTTCTCTCCTCGAGGAGCTCTTCCTCGGTAGAAAACCAAAGTTTTCTTCATACCAACTAATTCAGAAGTGGTGGAATTGAAGATCTCCTTGTCTTTCCCTGTTGTTTTCCAGTAACCAGTGTTAGTTGCTCTGTTGGTTCTCACTCCTGTTGGGTATTTCCTGTCTCTTAAGCTGAAGAAATACCACTCTTTCTCTCCCATTTTCGCTTTCCCTGCAAATCCACCAGTTTCATCCTTCCATTAGCTTAATAATATAGAACTGAACATGTTTGAGAGATAAAAGCCATGACATATTGTTCGATTTGATCATATGTTTTAAGAGacgagaaattttgaacaaaaaAATGCAACACTAAAGAGAATCTAATGTCAAAATGCTACACATTATACAAAGAAAAGAATATTTCTAATATACTATAGTCTATAAATCATCTAGTTTCTTCTTTTTTCCCAGCTACCAAATACAATTATGTGCATCAATTAGATCCAAATTGTCTCTCTTTTTGTTAGTTCAACCGAAAATTTTAGCAAGAATTTTTTTACAAAATCACGAGTTTTAGTTAAAAATCAGATATTTGCGATAATTCATTTTAGCTCTGACTGTTATGTAATCTTGGTTCATCCAACAAATATATCTTTCAACGTAtttatatataaacatatatatgaACTCTAAAACAATTTATATGCACGCAATAGCTAGCAAAACAAGTGCAAGTGTATAGATCAAAATCAATATTAAGCAAGACCTACATCAAGATATTTAGAGCCCTAAAAGCATGATTAATTACTAAATGCATGTTAATAATCAACAAGAACATAGAAAAAATAATAAGACATAATCGATAGGCCTGGGTTCTGCAGTAATATTATACCAGGAAGATCCCATGGCTCACACTTGTTGAGGTCGACGTCTGTAACAGCCCTAGCTGTAAAACTAGCATCAGAAATCTTATTTATGAGATAACAAGTGATGAGCTCTTCATCTGTAGGATGAAAGCGAAACCCTGGTGGCAGTGTTTCGTCTTTCAtctctttctccatttttctagTTTATATGCaaatatttaacttgttattcgAACCAAGTTTTGGATAACTTCAAAGATTTGTTAGTCTTCAGAAGAAACCCTAACTACAATTAATGGTAGAGTACTTAAGTGGAGATAATCTTTGTTTCGTGAAGAggaagaaggagaagaagaagtATTGCAGAGAACTATGTATGATCAAAACTTGGTTTAAGATATCAGATAGTTAATTTTTATGGCTATGTAGATAGTAATAAGTTTGATTTATTGAAGATTGATCAGAAGTGAAGGTGAAGCTCTCACCTAATATGAGTCTAGCTTGTGATTAATTAATTTGCATTAATTGTTTCTTGTGCGACTGAGTGTTTATTATTTTATGATTAGGGCTGTGCTGGCAGCCTGGCATGATTGACTTCTGGAAGTATGGAAACAAACAGAAAATGATAGTGCACAATATTTAATTAACGCCCAACTACACATAATAAGTACTAACTCACAAGTTTGGTGCATTTTGATTGGTTTTTAATCATAAATATTGATATACCACTATATTTACAACAACTCCATCAATAAAAATGTATCAAACTcataaaataaattaaaggctGGCTTATCATACCACAAAATTATTTCGAGGTAAGTTTAAACGAGAATTTATTGTGTGAATGCTTTATATTTTCAAGAACGCTATTTAACGTTCATCTTATACCGTCGTCACATTTTTGAAGTGCCGAAAACAATCAAGCCAAGAAGGAAGAACGTATCTCTGTGCTCATTATTAGGTTAAATACGATCGTAATTAAATGTAATCGAATCTGATTGAATTTAACCATTTCTTTAAATTTGACCGCTTTCGGTCGAATTTAACCTAGCCGAAAAAATGTAAGGAATTTAAATGGTCGTATTTAATATAAAAACGATCTGATTGCTAATTAAATATGACTCGAGTATATGCGAACGAATCCGGTTATGTActttagctaaatacaaccgattTTTAACCATTTATATTTAaccatttttcttgtagtggttATGTTATTTTCGCCCATATTAGCTGGATAAATTTCTTTTTATGTACCCTTAATGATTATAATGAAAGATGCTAATACACTTAATAAGATATTTACATAATACTCAAATTAACTTAAGAACTACTCCCTCCGTTCCACTTGATTCTTTACATTGGGGGACGGGAGATCGGCACGTAATTTAAGACTCCCGTAAAACATAGATttctaaatatttttaaatatttttttaaataaaatataatatttaaacttttatacaaaaaaagaaaattctaaaaataaattataaaattataatttatagtATAAGACGTACGGAAGGAGTACTACTGCACTATCATTCTTCATTTCTTCTTGAGATAAACATTAATTTTCTTATAAATGTATATGTAGTTCAATATATATTTGCCGACTTATTAACCTAGTGTGTAACAAGGACTGGAGTCTTACTAGGCAAATGTGCTAAGCTTAAAAATATACTCCTATATGTCTTCTAAACAAAAGTCTATGAAAACTTAGATCGCCTGTTTTCTCTGTATCATTTGCGAAGTTCTTAACCaacactacaagaaatatggcCATTTGTGACGAATTGTAAAACTTCCGTCGTAAATTCTTGTA
This sequence is a window from Apium graveolens cultivar Ventura chromosome 9, ASM990537v1, whole genome shotgun sequence. Protein-coding genes within it:
- the LOC141683175 gene encoding protein BEARSKIN2-like, with protein sequence MEKEMKDETLPPGFRFHPTDEELITCYLINKISDASFTARAVTDVDLNKCEPWDLPGKAKMGEKEWYFFSLRDRKYPTGVRTNRATNTGYWKTTGKDKEIFNSTTSELVGMKKTLVFYRGRAPRGEKTNWVMHEYRIHSKSSFRTTKQDEWVVCRVFQKSVGAKKYPSSSNQSRSLNPYNLDMLAANSTMHPSQMLQSDQNIGFQHQFPMGMGRTNNYLSNTELTELSRVYRSSGGSSSINNNSNSTSSMPPMSMQMQSQLMSYPQFLASGGNVGGSGNSFTISGLNLNLGGGSGGTGGASSSVPPFYRPAGVPQVPQTAINVDHVAGGSLSSHDQVAVANYDMSQGNVGMNNRFMTMEHGDLENYWAPY